TAGTTATAAACTTctaaattaatttcaataagCATTCTAATATAAAACATTGTATACTTCGCAAAAGAGAGGTATCGTAATGAACCTTTATTtaagagaaaaacaaacacCAAGTTAGCATGTAAAAAAGGCAAACGAAACAAGACACTGAAAAAATCTATATTTTGTGAATTTCACGTGCaatccaaaaaaagaaagcgaAAAACGgatagtaaaaaatcaactttgAAACAGCAGGCCTTGGTACAGTAAGGCCAACATATTTTAGACGCATAAAAGATCcgaaatttaataatagtATACTGCTTCGAATAATTTGGATGGAGCTATTATGCTATTTTGACTATTAACTATGCAGAGTTCGGCATAAGCTGGGTGATATTCTTCAACACCTAATGCAGAAATTCGGTCGGCAGTTTTTTGGATCACTTCATGCACAGAACTAAGGGCCATTTCTACTGATTTCTTAAGTTTATCCTCCTTTATAGAGGCAAGGCTCTCAGTACAATCCGGGCTCTCAGCAATATGAGCTGCCATTAGTGCTGTAAATAGATCACCAGTTCCCCGAAATATCCCAGGAATCACGGGAAtcagaacaaaaaaacttttggaatATATAGAAGATCCTATACAGTAGAGTTTTTCTACGCCGTTTTCTTCAACGacaaaagatgaaatgacAACCCGTGGaactttatatttttgttgtaGACATTCCACACATTTAAATGCTGTGTCGATTGAATTTATGCGCATCCCTGAAAGAATTCTAAGTAAAAGTCAGTGATTTTCAAACTCATTGCAGGATTGTTCCTTAAAAGTACTCACTCTGCTTCAAACCCATTAGGTGTAATTAAATCAGCAAAAGGGAGCATCTCTCTATACAGCGGGATAATGCTTTCTTCGACATAAAGCCTTCCATTATCTCCCAAAACTGgatcaaaaactttttagcGTCAGCATGTCAGTCTTCAAGGGAATTGGCAACTTCTAACGCACATACCCCAAAAAGCCTTCTTATTCTTGGATTTTACGGAGCGAACTATCTCCATTATTGCTTTTACACTTCCTATTCCACGGGCATATCCTGTCAACAAACATTCATAGCCACTGGGATTAGCTGCTGAAACACCCTTATACAAATCCAGAATTTGTTCTGCGCTTAAGGTCCTTCCTTTAACAATGGGATACCCTTGAAATacgttaataaaatataaaataagaaattaaataatttaccTGCATGATTTGAAAGCTCTACAGTTGGAATTGCATCTACGTCCCAACCTAAAAGCTGAAGTGGAAATGTAGCAGCACGATTTCCTACATATCCATGACAAACAGAAGACTATAATGTTGTTAgtttcaaagaaaattatattttttcaacctGAATCGCTAAAATACGCTTTGTTGTATTCATCCTATATGGTATTGGGTTATCCTCAAGGCGTAGAACTGGATAAGCATGCTTTTGTATAATAGATGATAGCGATATATGATATTGAGCGTTGTCGAAAAACGAATAGTTACCTGAgttttaaacaaatataaaCAGACTTATTCTTTTAAGAAGAGATAAATTGACTACTGTTATTTTCTGAATGCTGCCTAAAACATATATTGGAATAACTTACTAAATACTCTTCAAATTAAGGAAAAGCATAAGCTACAATTTCTACCCCTACAAGTAAcgattttcctttttttttacttcctCAAAACGGTCTTCTCGAACAGTATGTTCTCAAAAGTTTTCCGACTTTTTATCtcataaaaaagaaattcaatGTTTCTCATGCATGACCTTTAAATTTctctttgaaaaatcatGTGAAGCTTACTTAAAGAGatgtttcaaatttctCTTTATGAAACGAGTATTTATCGGATTTATTGGATATCCACTTATGAAACACTACAGCAGAGCAaaactttcaaataattgttttattattttaaaagctattccagaaaaatttgtttaatttaaGGCGTAAATTTCGCGCTAATTTTCCTAGAAATGACTGAAAGGTCGATTTTGTTTACGTCTTTTTGCATCATCCTTTCAAAGCTAAGAAGTTATCGCAAACTATTTCTCCATTATattggatttattttattttggaaCATACAAACATGAAATTGAATGTGAAGAAATATGTATGTAGCTTCGTCTTTTAAGggaatttaataaaaaggataatcaacttaattttttgcgACAAAACTAATTATGAAGCACATTCTTTTGAATCAatttatccaaaaaagtaataaattcAACAGTGACAAGATGTAAGCATTATACGGAATACAACGACTCGAAATACATGGAATTGTATAACTTAATCACTCATTTAAACTTTTACAGAAATCTTCGGCTGAAATATACGGGGTAAAATAGGGCTTTTAATTGTAAAGCTTAGAGCCTGAATAAGTATGCTTTCCTTTATTTTAACATTCCtcaatttgttttcaagtACTTCACATACCTAGGAAGAATGCTAAATAAGGTACAGTGGGAAAACAACGTTGGTTGATTGTTAGTTTGACTTGCTAAGCTCGTAACTTTGAGGATATGGGCTACAATTTACGTAGAAAGGTAATTTATTAAGCCTAAGGATGGTTGCTTGCTCATTAAAATTGTCCCAATCCTACATATACGCTTTAAACTATATGAACCTCATCTTTTgtcgaaaaagaaagtacaAATCCTTCCTCATAAGAAATGTTCGGCaatctcttctttttcaactttcaGCCTAAAATCGATATGACTACAGAATTTGAAATAGGGAATTGCATTTCTTACTAGTACTATTTAAATGTGTAAAGCTTTCTGGATTACCATCAGACcctcatttaaaaatgatatttatattatatgCTGATTCTTTAGGAAACAGCAAATGGACGACTTTCTGAatgtgatttttttaaccatCATGTAAATCTAAAGTAGACTGTTGCTAATAACAGTTTCGTACGAAGAACagaacttttttaaaaatctaatCTAAATTTGTCATAAATCTTTCGGAAAACCTTTTGAAGCATAAAAATCCCAGTTGAGTTAATGTAGTAACAATCATGTGTATGTACTCATACCTAACCATCACATTCCAGTAATCCACCTAACATCTTAACAACTCTCCAGCACACATACACACACATCATTATTTCAAGTCATTTCACACTTAAATTCACTTACAAACATCTAgaataatttttgattgaaTCGTATTTTATTCATCTGAAAACCGACTGAGATTTAGTATTGTTTCCTTCgtattgcattttttacattcGTCTTCTTTGGAAGTGGCGTACTAAGCCTTTTATTTGATTCCATCATACTTGTGAAGTATCCTTAAGCATCCCATGTCTGATTCTGTGAATTTGGACGAACCTTCAACTAATAGTACTCACTTTCTACAATGTTTAGTTACAGAACCTAGAAAGGAGCTACAGGGATCTCGAGACACTCATGTATCTTATCTAATCATCACTAAGGTAAGtcttatttttgaaaagtaactgatgaattattttttggaaatgtGCTTACTCTATGTTACTAGACCAATCTTTCGATTTTCACACGTGCGGAATGCAAGGTTCGTCGTCGTTTTTCTGATTTTGTGAAGCTTCAAGAAATATTATCACGAATGAATGAGGATTGTGTAGTCCCTCCTCTTCCCGCTAAACATAAACTTGGTATGCGTGCAATTAAATAGAAACTCGTTAGTGCAGTGATTCCGATGTCTTTGACTTTTCAATGATTCGTCACTAACACTTTTTGTAGAATACATCAAAGGAGGTCGGTTTTCAGataatttcataaatcGAAGAGCCAAGCTGTTGAATCGTTATATTACACGTTGTGCTCTTCATCCTGTGCTGCACCAATCGCCTCATTTCATTgcatttttagaaaatccAAATTGGAATAATTATGTTCGATTCTTTATTCAGCCGAAATTGAATAACACATCGAAGTTGGACGAAATCTCGGATTCCTTGCTAAATGCGTTTTCCAAGCTGAAGGAAGAACCCACTGAGTTTGATATCCAACGCGACCATGTGCAACAGTTTATGTTTGGAATATCTAATTTGGAAGGATCcattcaaaagcttttacGTTTAGAGAAGGCTCTAGAATCTGATTATGAGGATGTTTCGATTCAGTTTGATCGATTGGCATCCTTGGATCAAGCTTTAGATGTGCCTATTGAATCCATTCAGAATGCATTGCAACAAACTGGCACAGAGTATGCTAATCTTACAGAAAAATTAACTTTATTGTTGGATACAATTAAAGACGTTGAATCTTACGCTCATTCCTTGAAAGAACTCTTGAAGCGCCGCGATCAAAAACAGCAGGATGTCGAGGCACTTCAAGAGTATTCTGCAAAGCTTTCTTTAGAGCGCGACAAAATATCTTCTGGCGGCTCTAATGGTTTCAGTTTATCCAAAACTCTGGACGACTTGCGTGGTATCGATCACAACGATACTAGATTAAAGCGCTTAGAACATGTACAATCGGAATTGCAGGCAGTTGAGCAAGCTATTCAAGAAGCATCTGCCGTTCATGACGCTTTCAACCAAAGGGTTCGAGAAGAATCTAAGCTTTTTGATTCCGTTCGTCAAAGCGAGATGCTTAGTGCTATTTCCGATTACGCTAATGTTCATGTAGagttttttacaaatattcGCGACCTTTGGATACGTGTTAAGCAATAGGTTACTTTACTCAAGCCCCACAGCATATGTTGTTTTGATCATGTCTCGATTAATGAATCATTGAcctgcttttcttttttaatttctaaatatttattaatgataatgattGTGCATGACTTCGCtgattactttttttatcatcaacaatttcataatcgggaaactttttttgtctGTATTTGTTTGTAAGTTTATTATGATTATTattagaaaagaaataaaataaaaaatgaattgaataaattagagaaaaaacaaacagtGGGGTATAAGAATcgtaaaaatgaaaaaaccGGTATTgcaaatagtaaaaaattagaaacaTATTAATGGTAATTCTTGCACGATAATAGCACTCAAACATCTTAATACCATCTACTATTGAATGAGGATCCGTACTTTTTCTTAACCTTCTTAAGTTCCTCCCTTATTTTCTTGctatcaaaaaaagcatttgattttttaggAGACAAACTGCGGCCTTTTTGCATTAATGACTTTTCAATCAACTCCTTTTGCTTATTTTGACATTCTTCTGCTTCTATTTCATACAACAATTGAGATTGTCGTTCTCTCAAGGGTTCGGGAATAGGTTCTGAAACCAAATCCACTTCTTCATCGAGAACTTCAAATCCAACAGCAGCTAATAAAATTGGCATTGATTCTCTATAAGCCAAATGTCCCGAGACAAGATTAGTAACATCGATGTTTTCTATCCCCGGAATACAATCTATTTGACGCAAACCCGCAACTCGCCCAATGCCACCAGAAGTGGCTCGAAAAAGATAGCCAAGGATCCAatcattctttttgtaaCCATTGACAAACCTTCCAGAAACGACAGATGCAGCTTTAAGCCAAGAAGTAcgtttaaaaataacagGGGTGCCGAACAAATATACATTTTCAATGATGctaaactctttttttttctctaattCTCGCAAACAATAGTAAATAACACGAGCCCCCAAAGAATAACCAACTAAGGTGACTGGGCGGACGCCAAGGGACCGATAACATAGCATATCGGCTAAAAGCTGACCGGTAGCCTTAGCACGGTCTAAAGAATTATTCCACGGATTGTCAATTAGATATCCTAGCTTCGTTAATATCAAGGGCCACTGTAAGGCACCCATTAGAGAAACTAAGACGGTGGATCCCAATACCTGTTGAAGAGACTGTGTAACCACTTCTGTTGCCAAAATGTTCATAGTCTGACCAGCAGAAGCAAGCATTTCGGGCTCCCAAAAAACAGAATAAATATCACCCACGATAGGATCAAGTGTAGCAAAAGAAAGACGGACATCATCTTCTTTACTTAACATCCAACCGGAAACGGTGACGATGACATTGGCTCGTCTCTGTGCATGTAGCGGTCtaaattcaaaagttttaacATCGGCTTTTCGATGAGCCATGCCAGTTGTACCAATATGAGCTCCTGAAATTGCACCGCCAGCAGTAATTAAAGCAGCACTACCACCCCCGGCTAAAAAACCAGACGTAGCAACTCCAGATAAGCCAACAGTGGTGAAAGCAGCTCCAATGCCTGCACTAATAATAGGAGCCAGTAATCCAGAAGAGAGACCGATCACTAGGCCGCCTCCGATACCTGCTAGGCCCATTAGTATATACTTTTTACGCCTTGATACTTTACGCCGCAATTTCATGACCGCTTCAGTGTTTGCACTTGAGCCGGCTTCTAATTCGCCGGTATCGTCAATCTGAATTGTTTCAACAATATGTTTTTCAAACTTTGCAACATCAAACTCATTAATGTCAAGAACCTCGCCAACAGCCATAAGTAGAGAACGTGACCGACAATCGTAAAGCGATTTAGAAATGAGGACCAGAAAAAGATCACACAACACAGTCCAACGAACATCAATTTGTACCGGTTTCTCTTTCCCTAGGCTACTTAGACTATCGCTGGACTCAACTTCGTCAACAAGCACTGCATCAAGGCTACTGACTGTTTGAGCTCTATGGGCAGAAACTAAAATCTTGGACAAGTCATCTATTTGGACTGAATGTTTGTGAAGATTTTCTATCATCTTCTGTTCCTCTACTGTGACGCCGAGATGTTCATATATGCATGAAGTGGTTTTGTCAGCCCACATAATGGTGTCTTCTAATGCGGCCTTACATTCACCTCGATACCATGGCAAAGTTGTAAAACATGCAATTTTATCaaccatttttaaaattaaaagccGACATACGCCAGCGTATGCCATTTTCTCGGTTTCAGAGAGTATGTTGCCAGTGATTTCCAATTGACTATCCATGCTAATTTCTTCGTTGCCATGATCAGCAATGtctaataatttaatggCTTCACTGTCTAACTGATGCTTTTGATCGTCGTCTTCATCACGAAAAACTCGGGTGTAGCGAGGTTCAAGCTCACTCtcttcaactttttcagtttctttcttttcttctattatttcattatcatCATCGATATCATTGATTAAATGGGTTGGTTCCAACGATATAACTTCCATTGGTTGCCAATTGCCATCATCATGTTCGTCGACGGAACTGTCTTGTACATAGTTTTCAGTAATCGAACCCTTCGATTCTTCAAAGGTACCCAAAGATTGCTCTGTTGACACACTTTCAGCAGAATATTGTTGTAAAGTCGGATCCTTCAGATCCGACGAACACCTTGTGCCTGGTGAAGAAATTGGCATTTAGACAGACAACATCGACttaactttaaaaatgattaaaacAATACTCTTAATGATCTAGCTCAGCAAAAACTCCCATAAATATACATAACATAAAAAGAGCAAAGTGAGTGAAGATAACTAAGTGGCTGGTAGGTGGTACGTAAAAAATCGAAACGGAAAAACACTAATTGAAGCCCAATAACTCTataataaacaacaaaTGTAACAAAcagaaataattttatttaattaagaaaaggtattttttttacgagttgttaatgaaaatttaagaCTTTTAGGTGTTTTATTAGAGAAGCTTAAACACAAACGGGGGGTTACTCGTGATCTTCTTCGTTAATACCGGGGCAATTTTCAATCAAATCTTCCTGGCTATCGTAATGGCAGCCGCAATAAAGGCAATAAAGGAAGCGATCCCTAAGAAGATGCAAAACAACATCCAACTGCTTCGATTCCTACAATGGTTAGATAAAATTCAATAgtgaaacaaaaatgcGAAATTTCTCCAACCTAATTGTAGAGCTTAAGTTGTGGATGAACGAATAATACTAATAGGCCGGTCACCAAATAAATTCTTGTGATGCAAGGCTTGCGATGGTTGAACATCAGATTTAATGATCCTTTGTTTCCTCGATACTTACCTCTAAAGATTCAAACTCTACGTAAAGAGCATCAGAATTGGCTTCTTCTTTGATAGCACTTTCGAGATCAATTTCTTGGGAAGCTTTAGCATTCGATAGTGAAATTCGGCTGAACagctttttttgcttcattttttccaaatctgCCAACTTCTCTTCTAACATGATACCTTTATAAAACGGATGAGCACGTTGTAATGTAAGTTCTATTCCCTTTTTCTCGAGTTCCATGATTTCAAGCTTTCGCAACGTGGATCTAGCATTTaacaattgtttaaaaacttttttatttttgtaatctTCAGAACTTTTTGAGATATAATCTCTTAAATTCTCCTGACGTTTCGTTTTTTCTAGCCTTTCTTCTCGAACAATATCTTCCCACCGTCGTTTCTATCGGTAGCATATCCGATTCCATGTttgctttcatttttatctGGATATAGAGGTTCgtttatttcttttgcttctCCCAGAGATGTTCCACTCCTAAATATCCAAAGGTTAACGAAAATGCTCTTCTGGAAAAAACCAAAACTATAATAGTAATAGATAATaagaaagttttttgtATGGTAAATCTATTTgaacattttaaaattcttgAGAAAATAGAAACCTCTTAGTTAATGTACTTACTTGTATCCCATACTCTTCATAATTTGTAATGCCTTTTTAGTGCCAGAGGTTTTTTCTTCCACGCTCGCAGCTAGGCCTTGCTttaagttttcaaaaaacatttCCTCTCTGGCTGTAATCTTTCCTCTTTCAATACTCtcattctttcttttttcttctgcAGTTGTAAGAGTCGAGGGTGTATTACTAAATTTCATTGACATATAGTCCTCTACTTCAGATTCTGAAGACTCCATCATTAATAGCTTTCATATACtccttttttcttatttcaAACGTAATATCAAGGGAAATTTTTCCTCAATAATCGAATTCTTCGTAACATGGTAGTTCAGTTGTAGGTAAGAGACGAATAATGCCTGCATCGTATACTGCCAACCAACAGAAAATTCACTTGGTCAATAAGTTTGGAAAGTCTTTTTCTAGTTAAGTgcattccttttttttgcagCTCCATCTTTTGTGTATAACAATCGAGTAGCTTTATAATGATTTAGATTTTAATACGGAAAGATCAATTTCGCTCGCGATAGGTATGTAGGGATTGCTTAAATTTATATGCTTtaagaaacaaataattGTAGTAATATTACTGAGAGGATGATGCTAACGTGAATACACCAAACACATAAATGTCAATCTCAAATGAAGTATCCCTTCCTTTGTTATCGTGTTGCAAGCAGTTTACTTAGCCGAAGATAAACCCAATTTTTTGCTCTTCGTACTATTCAGTTGTCAAATACAACAAATTAAAGTAGTAACATTATTTGAAAGAtagtaatgaaaaattatcttAGAGTATTTACAGCTTAAACTTTTCGCTTATATAAACCTTAAAACTCTATTTCGTAGACCCGGTAATGGTGTAAGTTCTGTCTACTCAAATGTCTGAtgtataataataataaatatcttttttgctttctaGAAGAAACATCCCTTCCTTCGATTTATCCAAATTCCCTCTTAACgagtaaaatattttacgGCCTCGGGAACTTTATTacattgtttattttgaaatgtttaATCAATCTATGagtattaaaaacaaagtaaATTTAGCTTTGCCGCTTCATCTATTTGACATTTGAATTAACAGGatgtttttgaatttaatttaatataagGCTatgatatttattattgtaTATTTCCAACGAAAATAATAGAAATTTACTTATAGGAAAATAGCTCAGTTTTATTCTATACCATCGTGAGAACCgtaattaaataaactaAAATACCTAAGATAATTTTagaaatctaaaaaaaccgatgacattttttattatttgtatttatttatttattttttttgctcgCAGGGAATGTAAAGGTAAACAAatagataaataaaatcaaccaataaaaaaaaagtcaatGAACAATTGAAACATgagtatttttttcaatatttttctaaaaaaaaaaaataaatcaaataaattgcACAAATTTAAACAAGCTCATctcaattaaaaagttattatGGATAGATGCAGGTTTTAATAAtcaactattttttaaggCTTATTTTTGTTCAGGAATTAATTAAAGGATCGTTTGTAATCATATAATCAGTCACGTTTCTTCtacttttacttttttggtATTCCAGAAACTATTGTTTTCAACTGACTGAACCTTTGTTCTCACAAACAAAACCAGTTTCAGAAAACGTTTTGCTAAGCAAACAACAAATAAGTGCTACCGAAAAAAGGTTGCCTAAGAGCCCGCTCTTCGGAACCTTTCGTTTATTCATTACACTATTATTATGCTAAAGTACCAAGATGACAAATGCCGAATTGAAGCCATAAATTAAGCACAGTAATGCACACATAAGAGAGAAAGATAATCAACGACAAAGGAGCAGTAGTCAACAGATTTTGTGTTACTGCATTTACAAGGCAGatataatttgttttttgaaaattcatttatacattctttttattatgaaatcctttttcaactcggtaagcaaaaagaaggcacttcattattttgtttaatgaaAACCGTTATTTCAATATACCAAAAAAACCGTATCTTATAATGTTATAGCTCTGATAATAATCCTAAGGCTCGCCATTCCATGACTTGCCATCTACCAATTTTCTGTTAATTTCACGaagatatatttttcagaTTCAATTGCTTGTTGTTACactcaaaataaatatggCATCAAATACAGCTCCAAAGAATGTCGTTACAATCAATCAGAAGCTTGTTCTTCTTGGTGATTCCGCCGTTGGCAAAGTAGGTCATTCATTCAAGAactaattttatatattttgtcGTTTTAGAGCTAATtgtttataataatttagaGTAGTCTCGTTCTTCGATTCGTTAAAGATCAATTTGATGGTAAGAATTTACTTATGAggcttttaatttttcatgcAATAGAAAACTGACATTTTTCCTCTAAACAGATTACAGAGAAAGCACCATTGGAGGTATGCAAGCACAATAATGGGAAAGGTTTCTCTCCTTTTAATCGTATCATTTTTTCTGACTTTCAAACTTGTTCAGCTGCTTTTTTGACTCAAACCCTTCCTATAGATGAAAACACTTCCGTAAAACTCGAAATTTGGTATGCAAGTTTAATGCagcaaaatttattaatttgttttatttttcaactaACTAAATTTTAGGGATACGGCTGGTCAGGAACGTTATAAATCTCTAGCTCCTATGTACTGTATGTTGTAGATGTGCcgctttatttattaacttgGTTAGATCGAAATGCTAATTGCGCTATTGTCGTATACGATATTACTCAAGCTGTAAGTAAAACCTCCATCATACGATATGGAAATAAGATTATGTTCGACGTTTTCTTGTTCGgtttttaacaatatttaGGCATCTCTAGAAAAGGCCAAATCTTGGATTAAGGAACTTCAGCGTCAAGCTCCAGAGGGTATTGTTATAGCTTTGGCCGGCAACAAGCTGGATCTTGCCCAAGAACGTAGAGCTGTTGAGAAAGctgtaagtttttttttaagttatATACGTCTTGTAGGTGTATTAACTTTTCTCTAGGATGCTGAAGCATATGCCGCTGAGGCTAATCTTTTATTCTTTGAAACTTCTGCTAAGACTGCTGAAAATGTAAATGAGCTTTTTACTGCTATTGCCAAAAAGCTTCCCTTAGAAGATAAGCTCAACCAGGCCAGAGGCGCTGTGAATCGTGGTGTCAATTTGTCAGAAGCTCGGCCTGCTGCTCAACCAAGCGGTTCATGCTCTTGCTAATTTTTCATGTTTACCTGATaatgttgaaaattaatGGTTCTTTGAATATGTACCTTCCTTCTgtgttgtttttttttactttgaATTGCTTTCCACATACTGCCTTTCTTAACTTTGGAACTGTTGCAGTTATTATTTATggtaacaaaaaatttgaactTTATTTGTTATGTAAGTGTAGCATAATATAGCAAGTTGGTCCGTTGTAAGCCATTTCACTGTATGTCTGTAACAGTTAACTTCCGTACTTAGTAAAATGTTagtaaaaaaggaagataTGTGATACAGCAATTGATTAGCTTTTGTTTCGAAACTcctctatttttttccaatctCGCAATAGCTCAAAGAATGATCCATGAGGTAGCCCAAGCCGACACATTTCACAGGCCTCAGAGTTCTTTTGATGATTATTTGTTAATTGAAATAGTTCGAGACGCCGTTTCTTGCTCTGATGCTCAACATACAACTCTTGCAGCGTAGTCTCTAAACCTTTCATAAAATCGTAGTCGGGAATAGGCTTTCTCTTGTATTCAAGCTCTATCTGCTCATTGCATATGTCACtagtaaaattaatagCAGGCGGTGTACAAGATATTACTGAACTTGCAGAAGTGCTATGTAAGTCTCCAGTTTTAATGGGAGTTTCTTCAGCATTCAACAACTTCCCTGTAGAATCATCAATAGTGGTACAAATTGAACGGTCAAAAAGTTCATCCTGAGcgtcaaaaatttcaatttttgagcGGCGGTGAGACTGAGTTTCAACCCTTTGTTTTGAATCAGTAGATTGGATAGACTGGCTGCGCTCAATTGTCAAAGAAGAATTT
This portion of the Schizosaccharomyces pombe strain 972h- genome assembly, chromosome: I genome encodes:
- a CDS encoding G-patch type RNA-binding protein (RNA-binding protein, G-patch type, human GPATCH11 ortholog), whose translation is MELEKKGIELTLQRAHPFYKGIMLEEKLADLEKMKQKKLFSRISLSNAKASQEIDLESAIKEEANSDALYVEFESLEESKQLDVVLHLLRDRFLYCLYCGCHYDSQEDLIENCPGINEEDHE
- the ypt5 gene encoding GTPase Ypt5, with amino-acid sequence MASNTAPKNVVTINQKLVLLGDSAVGKSSLVLRFVKDQFDDYRESTIGAAFLTQTLPIDENTSVKLEIWDTAGQERYKSLAPMYYRNANCAIVVYDITQAASLEKAKSWIKELQRQAPEGIVIALAGNKLDLAQERRAVEKADAEAYAAEANLLFFETSAKTAENVNELFTAIAKKLPLEDKLNQARGAVNRGVNLSEARPAAQPSGSCSC
- the atg24 gene encoding autophagy associated protein Atg24; this translates as MSDSVNLDEPSTNSTHFLQCLVTEPRKELQGSRDTHVSYLIITKTNLSIFTRAECKVRRRFSDFVKLQEILSRMNEDCVVPPLPAKHKLEYIKGGRFSDNFINRRAKLLNRYITRCALHPVLHQSPHFIAFLENPNWNNYVRFFIQPKLNNTSKLDEISDSLLNAFSKLKEEPTEFDIQRDHVQQFMFGISNLEGSIQKLLRLEKALESDYEDVSIQFDRLASLDQALDVPIESIQNALQQTGTEYANLTEKLTLLLDTIKDVESYAHSLKELLKRRDQKQQDVEALQEYSAKLSLERDKISSGGSNGFSLSKTLDDLRGIDHNDTRLKRLEHVQSELQAVEQAIQEASAVHDAFNQRVREESKLFDSVRQSEMLSAISDYANVHVEFFTNIRDLWIRVKQ
- a CDS encoding pyridoxine-pyridoxal-pyridoxamine kinase, producing the protein MNTTKRILAIQSSVCHGYVGNRAATFPLQLLGWDVDAIPTVELSNHAGYPIVKGRTLSAEQILDLYKGVSAANPSGYECLLTGYARGIGSVKAIMEIVRSVKSKNKKAFWVFDPVLGDNGRLYVEESIIPLYREMLPFADLITPNGFEAEILSGMRINSIDTAFKCVECLQQKYKVPRVVISSFVVEENGVEKLYCIGSSIYSKSFFVLIPVIPGIFRGTGDLFTALMAAHIAESPDCTESLASIKEDKLKKSVEMALSSVHEVIQKTADRISALGVEEYHPAYAELCIVNSQNSIIAPSKLFEAVYYY